In Nocardioides jishulii, the DNA window CCCCGTGACGTCGACGCGGCGATCGCCGGCCTCGCCGAGTTCGGCATCAGCGCCTGGGTGGCCGGCGAGGTCCGTGAGGCCGCCGGTGACGCCGAGGCGGGCAGCGTACGCCTGGAGGGCCAGCACCCGGGCTGGTGACCCCGCCGTCGCCACCACGGGGCGTGCTGGCGACCTCCGCCACCTCATGGGGGTGGCGAGGTGGCGGAGGCGACCCCGGACGATGGAGGCGTTCGTCACGCCCTCAGGCGTCGTGAGCGGGCCGTTCTGTGCGCTGTCAGCGAATTTCGTGCCGAAAGCGACGTAAAACCGGACCTGGGTGTACGGGAACAGCCAGCCAGCCGGTAACGTTGCCCCCACGAGAGTATCCAGACCAGAGACCGGGTGCCGCGGCGTTCGCGCCAAGAGCCCCGGCCAAGCGTGCGAGGGGGTCGGACCCTATGGGGCGCGGCCGAGCTAAGGCTAAGCAGACGAAGGTCGCTCGCGACCTGAAGTACCGCACTCACGAGACGGACTTCGGGGCGCTGGCCAAGGAACTGCACGGTGGTGACACCGGGAGCAGGGAATCAGAGCAGTCGGCGGACGATGCCGACGACTGGTCTGACTACGTAGACCCTCAGCGCTGACTGTGGGGGCGTGACCCACCGGGCGCAGCGTCGTTCGACGCCGTACCCGGTGGATCACGCCCCGCCCGTCACCATCTCCTGGTGCGAGGCTTCCTGAGGCGCGCCCTCAGGGCAGGTGGATGCTGCGGAGACGTCCCACCGCGTGGATGCGCTGCTCGGCGACCCGTTCGGCGGCCTCGGTCGTCGTCGTGCCGTCGCTCGCAGCGCGTTCCAGGATCTCCAGCGTGGTGTGGTGGATGCCGTGCGCCCGTTGGCGCGCGCGCTCGAAGTTGAACCCCTCGAGCTCGTCGGCGACCTGGATGACGCCACCGGAGTTGACGGCGAAGTCGGGGGCGTAGAGCACGCCTCGTTGGGCGAGCACCACGCCTGCCTCCGGCGTCGTCAGCTGGTTGTTGGCCGCACCGCACACGATGCGAGCCTCGAGGTGCTGGGCGACGCCGAGGGTGATCGCGCCGCCGAGCGCGCACGGTGCATAGATGTCCAGCGCGCCCGCGTCGCCGGCGAGCATCGACTCGGTGGACGCCGCCACCGACACCTCGGGGTACAGGTCGGCGACCCGCTCGAGGGCGGGTTCCCACACGTCGGTGATGACGACCTTCGCGCCCTCGTCGACGAGGTGGCCCACGAGGTGCCCGCCGACCTTGCCGACGCCGGCGATCCCGACGGTGCGTCCCTCGAGTGACGGTCCTCCCCACAGGTGCGCGGCCGAGGCCCGCATGCCCTGGTGGACGCCGTACGCGGTCAGCACCGACGAGTCGCCAGCGCCGCCGTGCTCGACCGTGCGGCCCGTGACGTAGGACGTCTCGCGGGCCACCACGTCCATGTCGACCGAGTAGGTGCCGACGTCGCAGGCGGTGTAGTACCGACCGCCCAGGCTCTCGACGAAGCGGCCGTACGCCCGCAGCAGCGCCTCGCTCTTGTCGGCGTGCGGGTCGCCGATGATCACGCCCTTGCCGCCACCGAGGTCGAGCCCGGCCAGGGCGTTCTTGTAGGTCATGCCGCGGGAGAGTGCGAGCACGTCGCGCACCGCGTCGTCGGTGCTCTCGTACGGGTGGAAGCGGGTGCCGCCCAGACCCGGACCGAGGGCGGTCGAGTGGATCGCGATGACGGCGCGCAGGCCGCTCTCGGGGTCGTGGGCGAAGACGACCTGCTCGTGGTCGGTCTCGGCGAAGAGGTCGACGGGGGCGTCGGGCATCAGGACTCCTGACGTTCGGGGCCACGTGGATGATGTGGCGCGGTGGGCGGGCCACGGGGGTGTGTGGTCCGCGTCACTCCACCCTAGTGGGCGCTCGCGCCGCCCGACGACCGCATCAGCACCACGTCGCCGTGGGTGCCGTAGCCCAGGATGTCGCCGCCCGCCGGGGTGCCGTCGAAGGTGGCCAGCAGCCACCCGTCGTCGGTGCGCGCCAGCGTCGGCCACGGCAGGTTGGTGGGGTAGGGAGCGTCCAGCGTGCCGAGCTCACGCAGCTGGTCGTCGAAGACCACGAACTGCTCGCGCGCACCCCGTGCGCCGTCCCTGCCGTCGCTCGCCAGGGCCCGCAGGTGCCCATCGACCTCGAGCCAGGTCGTGCCCTCGGTGGCGCGCCGCCCGGCGTCGTACGCCGTCACCTCGAGGGAGTCGAGCGACGGCCCGGCCGCGAGCACGGGGTGGAAGGCGAAGTACTTGCGGGCGCTCACGTAGCCGACCCGCCAGCCGGAGTCGTCGCGGCGCAGGTGCGGGTCCCAGACGCCGACCGAGCGGAAGCCGTCGGTGGGCAGCGGCAGGTCGCGCACGGCCAGCAGGTGCTCGCCGCTGAGCAGGTCGGCGTCGGTCTCCGCGAGCACGGCCCGGACCGGCCGCGACGCCTTGTCGAAGTCACCCCACGTGCTGGTCGCCACGAGCCACCGCTCGCCGTCACGGACGACGTGGGTGGCGTGGTCGCCGTAGGCACCGACGCGGCCGCTCGCCTCCGACCGGGCGAAGAAGAGGTCGGAGAGGTGCTCGAGGGCGAGCGTGGAGGGGTGGAGTCGCCACAGGCTGGTGTGCGCGGTGTCGAAGAAGCCCGGCCCTGCCGAGGTGGCGCTGAGCAGGAGGTGTTCCCCGCTCCGCACCGGGGCGCCGTCGGCCTCGGTCACCCAGCGCAGGTCGCGCAGGCCGAGCTGGCCGAACGCGCCGCCGACGACGTCGCGGAGCACTCCGTCGGCCTGCGGAGCCCCGGCGTGCAGCGCGGCCAGCCAGGAGAGGTCGCGGACGTCGCGGCGTCCGTGCAGGTCGTGGCGGGCGTGGGCGCGCCAGTCGCCGTCCCTCCCGCAGAAGAGGGTGAGGTGGGTGCCGGTCAACGTGAGCGCCAGCGCGTGCGGACGCTGCGGCAGGCGGCCCCAGCGGCGGCTGACGTGGCTGGTGGTGCGCGACCCCGTGGTCACCTCGAGCCCGACCGTGCCGGAGACCGGGTCCCACCACGCGGTGAAGCGGTCGCTCCCGCTCTCCAGGGCCAGCTCGACGCGGGCCCGTGCGGCGACGTCGGGCGAGACGGTGGCGCGCACGGCGGCGTACGGCGCAGGCCGGGGGAGCGGGCGCACCGCGCCGGGCGGGCAGGGGACGGCCGTGCGTGGCGACACGAGGTCGATCGGTCGCCGGCGCGCGACCTCGGTGAACTCACCGAGCACGGGCGCGGTCCGGGGAGGCGATGAGCACCTCGTCATTGTGTCAGCCCTGCGGTGGACTCCTCGGGTTCGGTGGAGGGTGGAAGACTGTCGGCATGAAGGTCCGCGTCACACTGGTCGCCGGGCTCGTGGCCCTGGGCGCCGCGGGCTTCGTCGCCCAGCAGTACCTGGCCGACCAGCCTCCGTTGACGACGGGGAGCCAGCAGGTCGACGCCGGAGCCGTTCCTCCGGTCACGCCCCAGGTCAGCCGGCCCGTCGCCGCCCCGCGCGGCGGGAAGAGCGGTGTGCCCCTGGTCGACGCCTCGTGGGTCGACCGCGCTGCCCGGGCCACCGGCATCCCGCACCCTGCCGTGACGGCGTACGCCCGGGCGACGCTCGGGGCCCCGAAGGGCTGCCAGCTGGGGTGGACCACCCTGGCGGGGATCGGCTTCGTCGAGTCCCAGCACGGCACGATCGACGGTCGTACGCTCGGTCGCGACGGCCGCTCCTCCTCGCCGATCCTCGGCCCGGCCCTGGACGGTGGCGAAGGGCTCGCCGCGATTCGTGCGAGCGCCGCGAGCGCCGCCCTGCACGGCAACCCCACGTGGGACCACGCGATGG includes these proteins:
- a CDS encoding lytic transglycosylase domain-containing protein codes for the protein MKVRVTLVAGLVALGAAGFVAQQYLADQPPLTTGSQQVDAGAVPPVTPQVSRPVAAPRGGKSGVPLVDASWVDRAARATGIPHPAVTAYARATLGAPKGCQLGWTTLAGIGFVESQHGTIDGRTLGRDGRSSSPILGPALDGGEGLAAIRASAASAALHGNPTWDHAMGPMQFIPSSWSRWSRDGDGDGVEDPHDIDDAAASAAAYLCHDGHDLTTSRGWNAAIFSYNHDNGYVNSVYAAANRYGLAVQ
- a CDS encoding DUF3073 domain-containing protein — translated: MGRGRAKAKQTKVARDLKYRTHETDFGALAKELHGGDTGSRESEQSADDADDWSDYVDPQR
- a CDS encoding Glu/Leu/Phe/Val family dehydrogenase; amino-acid sequence: MPDAPVDLFAETDHEQVVFAHDPESGLRAVIAIHSTALGPGLGGTRFHPYESTDDAVRDVLALSRGMTYKNALAGLDLGGGKGVIIGDPHADKSEALLRAYGRFVESLGGRYYTACDVGTYSVDMDVVARETSYVTGRTVEHGGAGDSSVLTAYGVHQGMRASAAHLWGGPSLEGRTVGIAGVGKVGGHLVGHLVDEGAKVVITDVWEPALERVADLYPEVSVAASTESMLAGDAGALDIYAPCALGGAITLGVAQHLEARIVCGAANNQLTTPEAGVVLAQRGVLYAPDFAVNSGGVIQVADELEGFNFERARQRAHGIHHTTLEILERAASDGTTTTEAAERVAEQRIHAVGRLRSIHLP